From Juglans regia cultivar Chandler chromosome 8, Walnut 2.0, whole genome shotgun sequence, the proteins below share one genomic window:
- the LOC109015314 gene encoding non-functional pseudokinase ZRK2-like, producing the protein MAREIANAISYLHTAFSRPIIHNNIEPQNIFIDCHGVPKLTGFSNSLIIPEGETHVKDDSYDRKFSWPRRLLCPHYRKTGCITEKTDVYSFGVTLLRILATNTKVYPVILAGELRGAGVEQQIQAVRDLAIRCMKEEPMERPTMVDVTKELRRIEKSIP; encoded by the coding sequence ATGGCAAGGGAGATTGCTAATGCAATTTCATATCTCCACACAGCATTCTCTAGACCCATCATCCATAACAATATTGAACCACAGAATATCTTCATAGACTGCCATGGGGTTCCAAAACTAACtggtttttcaaattctttaattatccCCGAGGGTGAAACTCATGTCAAGGATGATTCTTATGATCGGAAATTTTCGTGGCCTAGGAGATTACTATGCCCCCACTATAGGAAGACGGGGTGCATAACAGAGAAAACTGACGTCTATTCCTTCGGTGTTACTCTCTTGCGAATTCTTGCTACAAATACAAAGGTGTATCCTGTAATCCTGGCAGGGGAATTAAGAGGAGCTGGAGTGGAACAACAAATCCAAGCTGTGCGGGACCTTGCTATCAGGTGCATGAAGGAGGAGCCTATGGAAAGACCAACCATGGTTGATGTCACCAAAGAACTCAGACGAATCGAAAAGTCTATCCCTTAA
- the LOC109020518 gene encoding non-functional pseudokinase ZRK2-like, whose translation MSRKERESERERAFIENGSRVLEKLVSTCNGKPIPIRTFSFAELSNATNNFDPQLVICKLWLYQWYKGYLEGRTISVKKANDADKMKVVFTDLPISVKEEVFTDLAISAKVSAHKNVLKLVGCCLETPIVILVYEFAGKGTLRDLILADNEPLTWESRLKMARESAHAISYLHTAFSRPIIHTDIGLHNIFIDCHGVPKLTGFSHSLIIPEGETHVKDASDEWQLPRTTRTLCPNYRETRCITEKTDVYSFGGTLSQIFNINTMVDPVILAGELRGAGVEQQFQAVRNLALRCKEKDPMQRPTMVDVSKELRRIEKSIP comes from the coding sequence ATGtcgagaaaagagagagagagcgaaagagagagagcatttATAGAGAATGGAAGCAGAGTACTTGAGAAGCTGGTTTCCACTTGTAATGGCAAGCCTATTCCCATCCGTACCTTCTCCTTTGCAGAGTTGAGCAACGCCACAAATAACTTTGATCCTCAACTTGTTATATGTAAACTGTGGCTTTATCAATGGTATAAAGGTTATCTTGAAGGCCGAACTATTTCCGTTAAGAAAGCGAACGATGCCGATAAAATGAAGGTGGTGTTCACTGATTTACCAATTTCTGTAAAGGAGGAGGTGTTCACTGATTTAGCAATTTCTGCAAAGGTGAGTGCTCACAAGAATGTTCTAAAGCTCGTTGGTTGCTGCCTCGAGACTCCAATTGTCATTTTAGTGTATGAATTTGCTGGGAAGGGAACCCTGAGGGATCTGATTCTCGCCGACAATGAGCCCCTGACGTGGGAGAGTAGGCTAAAGATGGCAAGAGAGAGTGCTCATGCAATTTCATATCTCCACACAGCATTCTCTAGACCCATCATCCATACCGATATTGGACTACATAATATCTTCATAGACTGCCATGGGGTTCCAAAACTAACTGGTTTTTCACATTCTTTAATAATCCCCGAGGGTGAAACTCATGTCAAGGATGCTTCTGATGAATGGCAACTTCCGAGGACTACGAGAACTCTATGCCCCAACTATAGGGAGACGAGGTGCATAACAGAGAAAACTGACGTCTATTCCTTCGGTGGTACTCTCTcgcaaatttttaatataaatacaatGGTGGATCCTGTAATCCTGGCAGGGGAATTAAGAGGAGCTGGAGTGGAACAGCAATTCCAAGCTGTGCGGAACCTTGCTTTGAGGTGCAAGGAGAAGGACCCAATGCAAAGACCAACCATGGTTGATGTTAGCAAAGAACTCAGACGAATCGAAAAGTCTATCCCGTAA